CCGCGTCGAGCGCAACCACCTCACGCTGCTGGCCGAGAACGAGGCCGGCTACCGCAACCTCGTCAAGCTCAGCTCGATGGGCTTCCTCGAGGGCCTGCACCGCGGCAAGCCGTCGCTCGACATGGCGCAGCTCGCGGCGCACGCCGAGGGCGTCATCGCGCTCACCGGCTGCCTCGCCGGCCGCTTCTGCCAGCGCCTGATCGCCGACAACGAGGCGGAGGCCCGCGGCCACATCGACGACCTCGTCCAGGTCTTCGGCCCCGAGGACGTCTACTTCGAGGTCCAGAAGAACGGCATCGCCGACCAGGACAAGGCGAACCTCGGGATCGTCAGGATCGCGCGGGAGACGGGCGGCAAGCTCGTCGGCACCGGCGACGTCCACTACCTCAAGCGCGAGGACTACCACCACCACACGGCGCTGCTGTGCGTGCAGACGAAGTCGACGCTCGCCGCGCCGAAGATGACCTTCGACACCAACGAGTTCTACCTGCGCTCGTCGGAGGAGATGCACGAGAAGTTCGCGGAGTGGCCCGACGCCGTCGCGAACACGCTCGAGGTCGCCGACCGCTGCAACGTGGAGATCTCGCTCGGCGAGCAGCTGATCCCGCGCTTCCTGCCCGAGGGCCAGGACGAGAAGCAGTACCTGCGCGACCGCGTCATGGAGGGCATGCGCGCGCGCTACGGCGACCCGATCCCGGCCGCCGCGATGGAGCGCATGGAGTTCGAGCTGGCGACGATCGACAAGATGGGCTTCAACGCCTACTTCTTGATCGTGTGGGACTTCGTCAAGTGGGCGAAGGAGAACGGCATCGCGGTCGGCCCGGGCCGTGGCTCGGCCGCCGGGTCGATCATCGCCTACACGTTGAGGATCACCGACCTCGACCCGCTGCGCTACGACCTGCTCTTCGAGCGCTTCCTGAACCCCGAGCGCGTGTCGATGCCGGATATCGACATCGACTTCTCCGTCCGCGGCCGCGAGCGCGTCATGGCCTACGTGGTGGAGAAGTACGGCCGCGAGTCGGTCGCCCAGATCATCACCTTCGGCCGCATGTTCCCGCGCGCGGCCACGCGCGACGCGGCACGCGTCCTCGGCCATCCCGCCAGCCAGGGCGACCAGCTCGCGAAGCTGATCCCGGACCCGATCATGGGCCGCCCGCCGTCCTTCGACGACTGCCTCGCCGAGGGCGAGCCGCTGCGCGCCGAGTACGACAAGGACCCGATCGCCAAGCAGATCGTCGACGTCGCCAAGGGCCTCGAGGGGATCGTCCGCAACAACTCGATCCACGCGGCGGCGGTCGTGATCGCGGGCATGCCGCTGACCGACGTCGTGCCGCTGCAGCTCGCCGACGCCAACGAGACCGACGCGTCCGGCAACAGGGTCTACCGCCAGGTCACCCAGTTCTCGATGAAGCCCGTGGAGGAGCTCGGGCTGCTCAAGATGGACTTCCTGGGCCTGCGCAACCTCGACGTCATCGAGGACGCGCTGGACATCATCGCGCGCTCGACCGGCGAGCGGCCGGACATGGCGCGGCTGCCGCTCGACGACCAGAAGACCTACGACATGCTCGCGGCCGGCGACTCGGTCGGCGTGTTCCAGTTCGAGTCCGACGGCATGCAGGAGGCCTTGAAGAAGGTCAGGCCGTCCGAGTTCGACGACCTCGTCGCGCTGGTGTCGCTCTACCGCCCGGGCGCGATGGAGCAGATCCCGACCTACGCGCGCGGCAAGCGCAACCCGGACCTGGTCTCGATCGCCGACGAGCGCCTGGAGCCGATCATCGGCCCGACGTACGGGGTGATCCTGTACCAGGAGCAGTCGATGCTCATCTCCAAGGAGCTCGCGGGCTTCACGGGGGCGCAGGCCGACGACCTCCGCAAGGCGATCGGCAAGAAGAACCGCGCGGCGATGGCCAAGCTGGAGCCGATGTTCCGCGAGGGCGCCGCCAGGAACGGCGTGGCGCAGTCGACGATCGACTGGCTCTGGGCGACCAACGAGAAGTCCGCCGACTACTCCTTCAACAAGTCCCACGCGGCGTGCTACGCGCTGATCTCCTACCGGACGGCGTGGCTGAAGGCCAACTACTGCGCGGAGTACATGGCCGCGCTGATCTCGTCGGTCATGGACACCAAGGACAAGGTGCCCTTCTTCGCCGCGCGCTGCGACGAGATGGGGATCGAGATCCTGCCCCCGGACGTCAACCTGTCCGACCACGAGTTCGTCGTCGTGGATGGCAACATCCGCTTCGGGCTGGACGCCGTCAAGGGCGTCGGCTACGCGGCGGTCGAGGCGATGAAGCGCGCCCGCGAGGATGGCGGCAACTTCACGTCGATCTGGGACTTCTGCGAGCGCGTCGACCCCAAGGCCGTCAACAAGCGGTCGATCGAGGCGCTGATCAAGTGCGGGGCCTTCGGCTCGACGGGCGCGTCGCGCAAGGGCATGTTGTCGGTCCTGGAGCAGGCCCAAGGCGCCGGCCAGAAGGTCCAGCAGGACGCCGAGATCGGGCAGGGGTCGATCTTCGACCTGTTCGACACCGGCGGCGGTGGGGGCGGCGACAACGGTGCCGCGGCCGCGTTCGCCGGGCCGACGCACCCGCCGATCCCGGAGGAGGAGTTCGAGAAGAACGAGCTGCTCGCCCACGAGAAGGACGCGATCGGGCTGTTCCTGTCGATGCACCCCCTCAAGGAGGTGCGCGAGGCGCTGATGGAGGCGGTCGACAAGCCGCTGTCGGAGCTGCCGAGGACCAAGGACGGCGAGTGGACGACGGTCGGCGGGATCATCACCGCCGCGCGCAAGCTCAAGACGCGGACGGGCAACATGATGATGTTCGCGACGCTCGACGACCTCGAGGGCTCGGTCGAGCTGATCTTCTTCGGCGACCAGCTCGCCGAGTACGAGCACGTCGCGCAGATCGACTCGATCATCACCGTCCGCGGCCGCGTCGGCAACGACGACCGCGGGCTGACGATCAAGGTCCAGGCGTGCGAGAAGTTCGAGCCGACCGAGGCCGAGGTCGAGATCGCCCGCGCCAAGGCGGTCGAGGTCGCCAAGGGCCCCGAGGCCCTGACGCTGCTGCTCGACGCCAACAGCCTGCCGGCCTCGATCATCCAGACGCTCAAGGACATCTTCGAGAACCACGTCGGCGAGTCCGACGTCGTCCTCGACGTCAAGACCTCCGCCGGCGGCCGCCTGCTCAAGCTGGGCTCCGACTACCGCGTCAACCCGACACCATCACTGCGCGCCGAGCTGGCCCGCATCCTCGGCCCCCAGGCGCTCCCGGCGCCGGCCGCCGCCGAGGCCACACCGGCGCCGGTCTGAGCCGCGCGCGATGCCGGCCGTAGGGGCCCCGGCCGGTCATCGCTGGCGCTGGCTCGTGCTGCCGGCGGCCACCGCGGTGGCCGCTGGCGGGTTCTGGGGCGCGGGGGATGCAGACGGCGACCTCGGGATCGTCGGCTTCCTCGCGGTGCCGCTCTTCTGGGCGGCCGGCTACCTCACGCGGTGGTGGGCGTTGCCGGCGCCGCCGCTCGCGCTGGTCGTCGGCGTGGAGCTCGGCTCCAGCGACAACGAGTACGCGTGGATGAGCTACGCCGCCGGGCTGGTGCTCTGCCAGACAGCCGTCGTCTGGGGCCTGCTGCAGCGCTGGCGGGAGATCCGGTCGCGGTCGGTTGGCGTTCGCCCCGAGCGCCCCGGCTGATCGTCGGCGGGCCGGCGCCCGCCGCGTCGAGCAGGGGTGACGACGCGACGGGGTGGCCGTGCCGCGGCGGCAGCGAAGGAAGGGCTGCGCGCAGCGTCTCTGAGTGGATTGGTGAACCGGAATGTGGGGTGGCAATCACCCAGTCGCGGGTGAGTGATTTCCCCCAACGACTGCCCGCGGAGCGGTACGGTCGCGAATGCGGCCCCCGCTCTGTCGCTGGACCGGGGGCGGGGGCCGCACTCACGCGCTTCCCATGCGTTGGGCGAAGCCGCCCGCAAGCAGTTTCTCCAGGGTCCGCGGGTTAGAAACCACCGCACCTGGCCGAAGGTCCAGGCAGCCAGGCCCGGATCGCTGGGCATGGCGCCCCGGCGCCCGCCGCGGCCTACCTGCGCTTCTTGCGCGCCTTCTCGCCCTCGGCGCGGAGGGTGTGGCAGAGCTGGAGCTCCTCGGCGGTCGGGCCCTTCCTGTCGGGGCCGGGCGTCTCGAGGATCACCGGGAGGCCGTCGAAGCGCGGCTCGCTCAGGAACACGGCGCAGCCGTCGCGGCCCAGCTCGCCCTCGCCGACGTCGGCGTGGCGGTCCCTGTTGCTGCCCAGCGCGCCGACGGAGTCGTTGAAGTGCAGCGAGCCGAGACGGTCCAGGCCGACCGCGGCGTCGGCCTCGTCCAGGACCGCGGACAACGCCTCAGCGGTCCGGATGTCGTAGCCACTCGCGTAGAGGTGGCACGAGTCCAGGCACATGCCGAGCCGCTCGTCGCCGCCGGCGGCGTCGATCAGCGCGGCCAGCTCGCCGAACGAGCGCCCGAGCGTGCCGCCGGCGCCCGCGGTGTTCTCCAGGTGCAGCGCGCAGTTCTCCGACTCGGCCAGCGCCTCCCGGATCACCTCTCCGGCTCGCCTGATCGCGGGCGGGACCTCGCCGGTCTTGGCCGACCCCGGATGCAGGACCACGCTCACCGCGCCCAGCGCGTCGCCCGCCTGCAGCGACGTCGTCAGCGACGTCAGCGTCTTCCTGCGGATCTCGTCGTCCTCGGTCGCCGCGTTGAGCAGGTAGACCGCGTGGATCATCAGCGCGTCGACCTCGCTGTCGGCCATCGCCGTCCTGAAGTCCGCGACCGCCTCGTCGCTGTAGACCGTCGGCCTCCACATCCGCGGGCTCTGGTTGAAGATCTGGATCGCGCGAGCACCGCGTTCGGTGCCGCGCTCGACGGCCTTCGCGGGGCCGCCGGCGGGGGAGACGTGTGCGCCGATGAGCATGTGATCCACAGTCCTACCGCATGAGCCCGTCACCTAGAGTGCGCATTGATGCGCGTTCGCTTCGCTCCCTCCCCGACCGGCGCCCTCCACATCGGTGGCGCCCGGACCGCCCTCTACAACTGGCTCATGGCCCGCGGCAACGCGGGGACGCTGGTGCTCCGGATCGAGGACACCGACAAGGAGCGCTCGACGCCCGAGAACGTCGAGCAGATCCTCGACGCGCTGACGTGGCTGGAGCTCGACTACGACGAGGGCCCGATCTCGCAGCTCTCGCGCACCGACCGCCACCAGGAGCTGCTGCAGAGGCTGCTCGACGAGGGCAAGGCCTACAGGTCGACCGCGACCGGCGAGGACGTCAGGAAGTTCAAGGAGCAGCACGGCGCCGACAAGGGCTTCCGCGGCACGCCGGAGGCCGAGGGCGCCGTCCGCCTGAAGGTCCCCGACGAGGGCTCGACCACCGTCCACGACCTCATCCGCGGCGACACGGTCTTCCAGCACGTCCACATGGACGACCCCGTGATCGCCCGCGCCGACGGCAGCGTCCTCTACAACTTCGCGGTCGCCGTCGACGACCTCGACGCGCAGATCACCCACGTCGTCCGCGGCGAGGACCACCTCTCCAACACGCCCAAGCAGCTGCTGGTCTACGAGGCGCTCGGCGCGCAGCCGCCGCTCTTCGCCCACCTGCCGCTCCTGCACGGCCCGGACGGCAAGAAGCTCTCCAAGCGCCACGGCGCCGCGTCCGTCCAGGAGCTGCGCGACGCGGGCTTCCTGCCCGAGGCCGTCCGCAACTACCTCGCGCTGCTCGGCTGGGGCGCCGCCGACGACCAGACGATCCTCACCACCCACGAGCTGACCGAGCAGTTCGACGTCGCGCGCGTGCAGAAGAACCCGGCGCAGTTCGACGTCAAGAAGCTCACGTGGCTCAACGGCCGCTACATCCGCGAGATGGACGTCGATGAGCTCACCAAGCGCGTCGAGCAGTTCACCGGCCGCACCGGCCTGCGCGAGGCGGTCGCGATCTCGCAGGAGAAGATCGGCACGCTCGCCGACTTCTGGCCGCTGGCCGGCTTCCTCTTCGACGGCCCGCAGGACGATCCCAAGGCGCGCGAGAAGTGGCACGACGCCGACCACCGCCACGCGCTCGTCCAGGCCCGCGAGGCGATCGCCACCACGTCGACCTTCGACGTCGAGCACCTCGAGGTCGCGCTGCGCGAGGTCGTCGAGGCCGATCCGGAGCGCAAGCCCAAGGACGTCTACCAGCCGATCCGGGTCGCGCTGGCCGGGACGACGGTCTCGCCGGGCATCTTCGAGTCGCTCGCGGTCCTCGGCCGCGACGAGTCGCTGAAGCGCCTCGATGCGGCGCTGAACCACGCCTGACCGGAACGTTGCAGAACGCGGGCCCAGGAACCCCGCGTATACAGGCGAATACCACGGTCGGACAACGCACCGGACAAGTGTTGGATCAGTTCCTCAATCATCCGTCCACGGCTGCCGATAACCGGGTCGTACGACGGGTGCGGATCACCGCGCCCCTGCCCTCATGGAGCCCAGAGACGACATGCCCCCAGCCGCAGCAGCCTCTTCGAGCCAGCACACGCCGGCCGCTGATGTCCAGCGCCGTCACAACGAAGGTCATGGCCGCCGCCTGACGGCCGCCTTCGAGGCTCTCGAGGCCTTCCCGGCCCTCGCCGAATCCCGCAACCGCCTGCTGCGCGTCGTGCGCCAGGAGCGCGTGTCGACCAGCGAGGTCGTGGCCGCCGTCGAGTCCGACGTCGCGTTGGTGATCAGCGTCTTGCGCCTGGGCAACCAGGTCGAGGGCCGCACCCGCGGCAAGGTCGAGTCGGTCGTCCAGGCCGTCGAGCTGCTCTCGCCGGAGGCCGTCCAGGCCCTCGCGACGCGCGCCCGCACCTTCGACTTCTTCGAGCGCTCGTCCGTGTGGGACGCCGCTCCGGAGCGCTTCCGCCTGCACGGCGTCGCCACGCAGCGCGCGGCCGACCGCCTCGCCACCGAGGCCGGCTACGAGCACCGCGACCGCCTGATGGTCACCGCGCTCCTGCACGACATCGGCAAGTTGGTGTTGATGCACGCCTACCCCGGCTACCCGGGCCAGGTGCACGGCAACGCCCGCACGCCGGAGGAGCGCATCCACCGCGAGCGCCGCGAGCTCGGCGTCGACCACGCGCTGGTCGGCGGCGTCCTCGCCCGCCGCTGGGGCCTTCCCAAGGCCGTTGCGTCCGTCATCGAGCGCCACCATGCCGACGACGCGCAGGGCGAGGCGGCGTTCGTCCGCCTGGCCGACATGCTCGCGCACTACTCGCAGGGCGGCGCCGTGTCGCCGACCGAGCTGCTGAAGTGCGCCCGCACGATCGGCCTCGGCCCGAGCGAGCTGCGCTCGGTGATGTACGACCTGCCGTACCCGACGACCGGCCGGACGCGCCAGATCGACCCGTGCCCGCTGAGCGGCCGCGAGCTCGAGGTGCTGAAGCGGCTGGCCGAGGGCAAGGTCTACAAGCAGATCGCGCTGGAGCTCTCGCTGAGCACCTCCACGGTCCGCACCCACCTGCACAACATCTACGGCAAGCTGGGCGCGGTCGACCGCGCGCAGGCCGTGCTGATCGCGACCGAGCGCGGCTGGCTCTAAGCCGTCGCACCAAGTCTCTCCTCGCCCAAGGGCGTCGCCTCGTGCGACGCCCTTGGTCGTTTTCCGGGCGGGTTTGATGCCTTTCGACGGGATCGTGTCGTAGAGTCGTAACGGAGATGCTCTCGATCACGACGAAGTCGCCGTATGCGCTGAAGGCCCTGACCGAGCTCGGCCGCCAGGGCGGCGACACCCCCGTCCCGATCGGCGAGCTCGCCCGCCAGCGCGGCATCCCGGTCCAGTTCCTCGAGCAGCTCTTCGCCGTCCTGCGTCGTGCGGGTCTCCTGAAGTCCCAGCGCGGCGTCAAGGGCGGCTACTCCTTCGCCAAGCCCGCCTCCGAGATCACCGTGCTGGAGATCGTCGAGCTCCTCGACGGCCCCCTCGGCGGCGGCGCCGAAGGCATCTTCGCCGAAGCCGCCGCCGCCGCACGTGAGGTCCTCGCCAAGACCACCGTCGCCGACGTCGTCGAAGAGGACCGCAAGTCCGCCGGCTCGGTCATGTACTACATCTAGCGTAGAGCTACGCCGAGAGTCGCTTCTCGCGCTCGCGCTCGAGCTTGTCGGCCGCGGTGAGGAACGCTTTCGCCTCTTCGGGCGGGCGTCCCGTAACGTTCCGCAGCTTCGCAAGGCGCTCGGCGAACGCCGCGTCGTCGACCTTGTCGTGGATATATGAGATCAGTGTGTCCGTGTAGGCGCGCAGCTCCGTGAGATCCTCGAGCAGCGACGCGACGTCGTCGATCGGAACCGTGCCCGACATCAGAAGCGGCGGGATCGAGGTGACGTTCTCGATCGACTCGGCTAGCCGCCGCCGCCCGCGCACATAGATCTCCAAGTCGGTGGCGCTTATCTCGGCGCGCTTGAACGCCGTCGCCCTCCGCCTTGCGTTCCGACGCGCGTCGTCAGCGCGCTCCGAAGCCTCGATCGGCACGGCTCGCGGCTTGCGCGGCTTACGGTCGTCGCGGATAACCGTCGCCTGCGGATGTGAAGCC
The sequence above is a segment of the Conexibacter woesei Iso977N genome. Coding sequences within it:
- the dnaE gene encoding DNA polymerase III subunit alpha produces the protein MSQSAAVHLHVHSEYSLLDGACNIKALAKRAAEFGQPALGLTDHGVMNGAVEMYKAAKDEGVKPILGCEIYLVDDHANRAPGRVERNHLTLLAENEAGYRNLVKLSSMGFLEGLHRGKPSLDMAQLAAHAEGVIALTGCLAGRFCQRLIADNEAEARGHIDDLVQVFGPEDVYFEVQKNGIADQDKANLGIVRIARETGGKLVGTGDVHYLKREDYHHHTALLCVQTKSTLAAPKMTFDTNEFYLRSSEEMHEKFAEWPDAVANTLEVADRCNVEISLGEQLIPRFLPEGQDEKQYLRDRVMEGMRARYGDPIPAAAMERMEFELATIDKMGFNAYFLIVWDFVKWAKENGIAVGPGRGSAAGSIIAYTLRITDLDPLRYDLLFERFLNPERVSMPDIDIDFSVRGRERVMAYVVEKYGRESVAQIITFGRMFPRAATRDAARVLGHPASQGDQLAKLIPDPIMGRPPSFDDCLAEGEPLRAEYDKDPIAKQIVDVAKGLEGIVRNNSIHAAAVVIAGMPLTDVVPLQLADANETDASGNRVYRQVTQFSMKPVEELGLLKMDFLGLRNLDVIEDALDIIARSTGERPDMARLPLDDQKTYDMLAAGDSVGVFQFESDGMQEALKKVRPSEFDDLVALVSLYRPGAMEQIPTYARGKRNPDLVSIADERLEPIIGPTYGVILYQEQSMLISKELAGFTGAQADDLRKAIGKKNRAAMAKLEPMFREGAARNGVAQSTIDWLWATNEKSADYSFNKSHAACYALISYRTAWLKANYCAEYMAALISSVMDTKDKVPFFAARCDEMGIEILPPDVNLSDHEFVVVDGNIRFGLDAVKGVGYAAVEAMKRAREDGGNFTSIWDFCERVDPKAVNKRSIEALIKCGAFGSTGASRKGMLSVLEQAQGAGQKVQQDAEIGQGSIFDLFDTGGGGGGDNGAAAAFAGPTHPPIPEEEFEKNELLAHEKDAIGLFLSMHPLKEVREALMEAVDKPLSELPRTKDGEWTTVGGIITAARKLKTRTGNMMMFATLDDLEGSVELIFFGDQLAEYEHVAQIDSIITVRGRVGNDDRGLTIKVQACEKFEPTEAEVEIARAKAVEVAKGPEALTLLLDANSLPASIIQTLKDIFENHVGESDVVLDVKTSAGGRLLKLGSDYRVNPTPSLRAELARILGPQALPAPAAAEATPAPV
- a CDS encoding deoxyribonuclease IV, with the protein product MLIGAHVSPAGGPAKAVERGTERGARAIQIFNQSPRMWRPTVYSDEAVADFRTAMADSEVDALMIHAVYLLNAATEDDEIRRKTLTSLTTSLQAGDALGAVSVVLHPGSAKTGEVPPAIRRAGEVIREALAESENCALHLENTAGAGGTLGRSFGELAALIDAAGGDERLGMCLDSCHLYASGYDIRTAEALSAVLDEADAAVGLDRLGSLHFNDSVGALGSNRDRHADVGEGELGRDGCAVFLSEPRFDGLPVILETPGPDRKGPTAEELQLCHTLRAEGEKARKKRR
- the gltX gene encoding glutamate--tRNA ligase, encoding MRVRFAPSPTGALHIGGARTALYNWLMARGNAGTLVLRIEDTDKERSTPENVEQILDALTWLELDYDEGPISQLSRTDRHQELLQRLLDEGKAYRSTATGEDVRKFKEQHGADKGFRGTPEAEGAVRLKVPDEGSTTVHDLIRGDTVFQHVHMDDPVIARADGSVLYNFAVAVDDLDAQITHVVRGEDHLSNTPKQLLVYEALGAQPPLFAHLPLLHGPDGKKLSKRHGAASVQELRDAGFLPEAVRNYLALLGWGAADDQTILTTHELTEQFDVARVQKNPAQFDVKKLTWLNGRYIREMDVDELTKRVEQFTGRTGLREAVAISQEKIGTLADFWPLAGFLFDGPQDDPKAREKWHDADHRHALVQAREAIATTSTFDVEHLEVALREVVEADPERKPKDVYQPIRVALAGTTVSPGIFESLAVLGRDESLKRLDAALNHA
- a CDS encoding HDOD domain-containing protein; its protein translation is MPPAAAASSSQHTPAADVQRRHNEGHGRRLTAAFEALEAFPALAESRNRLLRVVRQERVSTSEVVAAVESDVALVISVLRLGNQVEGRTRGKVESVVQAVELLSPEAVQALATRARTFDFFERSSVWDAAPERFRLHGVATQRAADRLATEAGYEHRDRLMVTALLHDIGKLVLMHAYPGYPGQVHGNARTPEERIHRERRELGVDHALVGGVLARRWGLPKAVASVIERHHADDAQGEAAFVRLADMLAHYSQGGAVSPTELLKCARTIGLGPSELRSVMYDLPYPTTGRTRQIDPCPLSGRELEVLKRLAEGKVYKQIALELSLSTSTVRTHLHNIYGKLGAVDRAQAVLIATERGWL
- a CDS encoding RrF2 family transcriptional regulator, translating into MLSITTKSPYALKALTELGRQGGDTPVPIGELARQRGIPVQFLEQLFAVLRRAGLLKSQRGVKGGYSFAKPASEITVLEIVELLDGPLGGGAEGIFAEAAAAAREVLAKTTVADVVEEDRKSAGSVMYYI